The Brachypodium distachyon strain Bd21 chromosome 4, Brachypodium_distachyon_v3.0, whole genome shotgun sequence nucleotide sequence AAGgccctgacaggcgggccccgcctgtcagcggcccgggcgcgcgcgcgggcgcgcgcgcgggcggaccGGGCTGGTCCGGCTCGGTCGGACGCAGTCGGTCCGAGCCGGTTCggtcgggctgggccggttcggtccggttttcttcttttcttttcttttttttctttttttttctcaatccTTTGAtagcttttgattttgaaattcaaattggcccaaataaaatccagaaaatttgtaaaatcatgttctaccatgatacaacttttggaagtagtttctcctcaaaataaaatatgtaaatatacatttgccctgtaaatgcctttagggccatatatctgtttaaataaaatactttttcaactccaaataattatccaaaaattatgggatagtttatatatgcactaaaccctttttatacatcaaccctattggtttgaaaatccaaaggttacagggatgtaaacaaaatctcttaaagccttttgtgattcaaaatttgaattcaaacatgcaattgtggcatgatgctcatggatgcaatgcacatgtaaaagtttgaaattttgggatgttacacactCTAATCCGCTTTAGAAGAAGCAGCTATTCTATTGGACTGCTTGGCTATAAAGCCTATAAGTAAGAACTCTGGGGAAGGAATCCGATCTGCAGATGAAGCAGAAGCAGGCAAAAGGCGAGCGCACAGCGAGGAATTTTCCATACTAGATCGACTCAACATTACCGAATCTACTCTGAGAATCTCTTCTCTTCATGGTTAGCTGTAAAAAAAGAGTCTCTTTAGTCCCCAACTCTATGGATTTTACTTTTTGGCTCAACACCCTGCTCTCGACGTTTGCTCGGGACGGGAGGCTATGAAATAGTTGAAAGCAGATGCAACATTAAAGAAAGTAAATCCAGTAGCCTTAAGTCGTACCGAACAGTCCTAATAGTAAGTGATTTCTTTCAACCCGGTGGTAAGCCGGTGGTACCCGGAGAAAACGTTGCCCGAAGGAAGGGACTAAACCCATCTGTTCAAGTAGTAGCCAAGTATTACCGAAGGAGTATCCCCGAGTTAAGGAGTACCGAAGGGAAGGAAGAAAAACCAAGCGAAAGAAAGAGATCGCAATGGTTTAAGATATAGTCAGTGAGCAATAACTCAGATCTGATGTCGGATCGaaacaaaaatgcaaaaagaCAACACAAACGTAAAAGATCGAACTCTAATTTCGTTACTGAGTGAGATGTTTTGCTACCTACAAAAGGTTGGTTCTATTGATATCCTTGAGGAGCATGTGTCATTATCTGCACCGGCAAATGATGACAGTGATGAGGTAGAAGATGTGTATGGTGAGTCGATACTAAAGCAATCCCGGAATTTATCATTGGATGGCAGTAAAGAGTCTCCTTCGTTACCTACGTGGTACGATGaggcaagagtagccagaaaccagttcttgatcgggaggaggtagatcgtgtcgatgaagagtcttcatcgggagagcaaattgacagctctggctcaggtagctctcgttaagaagagcgcgacaacgagcgacgggtggaagagagtaacccgcagccttCTGAAACACCTGCTaagaagcaaaggaagaagatgccgagggggagccacaacttgaaggagttatgttacgtggtcacccggcactctgagagaggccgcccggagtcacctgagagggcacagaaggccttcgcaatgACCTatggagccgttgcacgcaagtattgcaagatcaccgacgagtggagtgacatctcccaaGTCGTTAGAGACACGTGCATCACGGACGTTGCAAAGAGGTTTCaagtcaccgacgagtggcgcgagcgattcctagcggtcgtcaacatagcagtctgcaatggacttgctaattggaaaaccaccgctagaaagtggatggacaaactgtacgagatcatcaagaagaaatggccgtcggtaactgatgaggccgaatgggaaaagttcaagaaggaatcgtctgaccctgccttcattgcaaAGAGTGAACGCATGAGGGCGCTGCGCTTGAGGAAGCcgttgaaccacaggctagggagtgcagggaaagaggggaagaagaaggtctggcgcaagcaggaccgaattctcgaggcggcaggcagggtgcctccagtgcatgacatgctgaaggaccaacgtgctagagaatatgcacgtcagcacatgacacccgaggagtgggcgggcattgagccaatgcagccgcctgttaaaaaatttacggtaagggttcacgtgcatttagtgttttcggcgttaattatgacactcctgattCATATAGAATCACGTcatgtcttatatgataataGGAAAATgaccacaaatgggaggagagcaagaggtcagaaacctccgacaactccgtgcaaagcaagaggtgggagtcggctgtgactgccggcttgcaaaaggcggagcacacgggccgtgttctaggagaaGGCGAAAGGGCCTGCttggatgattatttcccgcctgctccgaagagagcagggtccagaaaaagctccccacttcttttgagataatagaacaagctaaggcagAGGcacgagagcaggcatctatcgtgtctcaagCGGGAATCTGCAGtacaagccgtccatcatttggtgtcgacattggccaaagaccaccccgcccttggtgccatactcgggggaggagtggaaggggaacctccttcctcctcttcctcctcttcccccgcgaaagagcaccccggtgaagagcagcgccgcctccgacacacgtatggagaacgaagacacctacaccccaggttacagcttGGCTCCTAGCATGCACAACCCCCCCACTAGCCAACCTTCCCCAAGCAAGGGCAGCCGAGATAACGAgccgggtccgagcgacaacatccttgtaagcaatcttttcaaactctttttcactccttaccttcatgagtaaagatcttacacacatatgccttcttcttgttaggcgcaggcaccggtgaagtgtcgtatccacgttgacaagcctgggaagcctgtaggcgccattggccgcctgttGCCCAAACAATCATCGCCACTGGTGCAAGGCATTctcatgaacgacgcacaagtgagtgtgatggtggactccgtcatcgaggagcatcgggattatgctatcccactacctccggaggaaggcgtggatatcccaggcggttgtccaaactaccgaattatgtggcctaggagcttggtatctctttACAACCAGCgtcggccctctatgactccatctccctccgcccacaaaggtacttcttaTTCGCCGCTcagcctttcccctaggatacttcctcctgtcgatgccggcggacATGAAGAGCgagcaatgtcgatgcctgcacagctcaaagatagccagaccacagggtcggcacaggctgaaagcgtccctcccaccttctctctcttgggtgccgctgagtccatgggtggccacaagatcgatgacaagtacaaggcagaggagcagaaagCATGGACAGTAAGAgaaggcataaaaagagggggcgcggcggcaagatcattaaggagtcctccaatgtcactcaagatgagatgcaccatgtgcctgacataactggaatctgggaggacaataggcctggcATTCTCATTaagaacccatatcaaggccagagattcgaagacggatcctatttcgtgggtagggagttcgaccgggtgcttatttactatccccgaagaccgatggtcaccgaagattccctgcatgccatgtccagagagatgcaagagcttcatcagttctacatgcaagcatcagctggttctcaatagcatgcccaacagatcaatgttagaatcccaaaagactatggcttctttgaccaagaaaccgggaaCATTCAatgtcctatcacctttggtgtggagttcaacgaattgttccacctcttcaaccgccaaaaacttgatatcaacctctcaaggctgtggtctgcctaacaaataagagaactgcggcgattggaggtcaaaaaagtagccattctagaccccgcgatgttcaactaccgtgacatcggtcttgagcctgaAAAGGATGCTTCAAGAACCATgacatctaaatacttggtggcatgtctcgagaaatacgcggaccacgacttcatcatcttcttccttaatttggagtaagtggaattttatatatggaaccgtttgttttttgtaAATCAGTCTTTCTTagacacccttagatactaaagtttgtttctttgaaaacagagaccattgggtgacactactcatttgtttgccttggtccgcggtgtactacttcaATTCACTACTTCcaaagaagggtgttcgaggtaggttctggaaactcatcaaatcactcattaacactgcctggaaagtggcgaccaatgGAAAACCAGCTGGTAAAGgatataaagacgagcctcaccacaaccacaggttcccttgtcAGCAACAGCCGTCaggcagtgtgttctgtgggtactactgctgtcacatctttatggagaatgccagcatgttcaaacctgagtggaaggggtcagtcgcggcgatggaagagtactggcggccccgaatgacaatgggacaccgaccgaAATGGGTCgtctataacattcaaagggagttcgtccatctcataaacaatgaggtcatcaagcctagtggggactttttcgaacgcgtggaacaagtcgtgtctagggttcacccacgacaatagatttaagcttgaaatgagatacatttgtattctgtATAtgttttcatgaaattttgacactttgtaattttgcttttatgaaattttgacactttggaatcaatgtcgtgaagtgagaaacatttgtattctttatatgctttatatgatgcggcttatatacatttgtatgctttaaatggtGTGATGTGacgtgatgtgatgtgatgtgatgcggctttatatgtatttttctgtgatgagatacattctgtgctgtgctgtatataattttctgtggttttaattattattttaaataccgaaaatgtacAGTGTCGGTccctcgaccgacactgatgtggcaacgcgactgttactgatgaGATATACACTGATGTatatgtacatcagtaacggtcgctcccttactgatgatgggtatcatcagtaacatgAAGTTAGTAACAgcgccccgaccgttactgatgttgtttttcaacCGTTACTAATAAgcttttctgtagtagtgggACGCTGTCTCCGCTGCCTGATAGCTCCCGCCTCCCGGCCTCCACTCATTGTCGCCCGTCAGTCGTCACCCACCTCGATCGTCATCTCTCCTCCGTTCCTCCACTAGAAGGCCGTCGAGGCGCGCAGCCCCGGAGAAGCTCCGCGCGCATGCATGTTCGGGAGTAGCTTGTCGGCCTGCCCCAAGGAACATGAAGTCTAGCTCCGAGCATCGCGCCGTAGACGCGTCGTGATCATGTATGTGCCATCGcgtacacacatatgcctccGAGGGCATGTTAACTGGCTGCTGCGTACCGTAACTTGGCAGCTATATATGATCTATCTAGTTCCTTCTTGAATCATGCATATAGCTTTTGTCCAAATTGAACTCATATTGGACTCTTAAATCTGGACCTGTTCCCACGCGGATTAGTCAGATTGGTTCGATTTTGTTATGACAAATCTGGACCATAATCTTGCTTTTTGCCTTGTTTCTCCGGACAGGCAGGATTTGTTGCTATAGCAGTCGGATTGGActgatttgtttggtttccATGTTTGATTCCCCAGATTGATTTGTTTCTCCGGACATGCAGGATTTGTTACTCCGGTTGTTAGTATCCGAGAGGAGGTAAAATAGGAAAAGGATTAGATTTGCTATCAGGCGTACCAAATGTGGAGTCCGTGTCATGGCTGATTGGTTTACTGCATCTATTATCAGATGATTGGTTTAATCTAGACCGTTGGATAAATTTTGTAAAATCTAGACCGTAAAATTTATGCTACTTTAATTAGAGATTAGATTTAATCCCTCGAAAACTGAATGAACATCACCGTGGTTTTGAAAACTCAGATTGTCGTAGCCCGaagcttagacaccggggatgctaggcatcccttttaggttcggcagtgggcaagcgatcgccggcgaggccaatgacgagcgttgcaatgcacaagtcggtttacccaggttcgggccacccggaggtgtaaaaccctacgtcctgcttctgagcgtgtattaaccaatgaacaagtgtttacaggttgcgctctcttcctttctgttcagtggctacttgctacttctgaaCTAAATTTCTAAGGATCGTAACCTCAGCTCGAGTCTAACCTTAGGAAAATCGGGaccaaaccctttgatcagTGAcgctggtcctccttttatacttaaggggataccacaggtgccttggtCTGCATGGGGATGCGCCTCCGGACACGCGCCGAACGAAGACCCAAGGCGGCTTGCATTTGCTGTGCTGGCGTGCATGCTCGGTAAAACGCACTGTAGCTAGGACCATACGTGCCATAAATTCACTGCGGGCTACACACTATAAGTTGACTAGACAGGAAACCACCACCCTGTctgagcatttaatgctcggcttgtgccacactctACGCTCCAACCAGCCCTGTACGAAAAGAGCCtgccgagcggccacgtgaCGCCGATACTCTGCCTGCActaggcactggccctgttgTAAGCGCCTGCGTCAGGGATCAgcttccccggcaagtgagcttcccggggggcgtccTGACGGGGATTCACGTTGTCATCCGAGataacccccgcagcccggctagtcctgtTTCAAGACAACCCCCTTTCCAGGCTCTTGCCGGGCTGGTaacttcccgggcagctcgcactgtgctgcccagggtgccATTCTTGCGGGGAGCGAGCGAGGCAACCCACGCGTTGGGCAACGGTGGTAttccgggtgccactggtgcgacaagaTAAATCgattaataaataaaaatccaGGTGAAATTGTTTCTCCATTGATAAATCGACGAGAAACAATAcaagaaacataaaaaaaactcaaaaaaaatggaactaGGACCAAAAAAATTTGGTTCAACATCCATCGTCTCCGTTGCCGAAACGTCACGTCATGAATGAATACACAAAGCTAACAGAAAAAAGTATGAACCAAACACGCTATGCTTTGATCCGGTGGATCTTTTTTAGATGAACTGATCCGTGGTTTGTGACAAGACTTAAACGGTAGGCATTCTTGCgacggtttttctttttcgtggCTGCACGATCGACGGCCGTGAAAAGTGGCCCAAGAAGCTGTATTGAAAAGCCCAGCCAGTCCAGAGCAACCGCTTCTGGCCCACCGGGGCCATTGCTCTGCAGAGCCCGGTTTCCCACCCCGTCTTCTTGGCGAAACGGGACTCCGATCGTCCGGTTTCATCCCGTTGCCGCAAGGCAACCACCATGGactttccctcaaaaaaaaaaaaaaggtaaccACCATGGACTTGGCAGTGCCGGCGAGAGTGGCGCCGTTTTGGACTAGTACGTGTGTGATTTAACCCGTCAAGGGAAAGCTTGATCAATAGAGCATTAACTGTGTTGGATCGAGGCATCCCGGGCGTACGTAATCCCGTTCCTGATCGATTTCTTCGGGCAAACGCCTCTTCCATTTTTGCTTCAGAAAGCCGGGCCTGGGTCAGTCTTGGGCACGCTTGCACTACTCCTGCATACATATAGTCCTCGTGGAAGGTAGGGAGTAAATTGCATTGGTCAACCACAAACAAATGGGTCTGGCAGTTAGCCACATCGATCTCCCAGTCTAGCTGAGGACAAAAAGATGTGCGGACACGCCGGTCTCTCACGGGGCTCACACAAGGCTAGAACGGGTAATTAACGCGTAATGGAAGCAAGCCGGAACGATGGGAACATGCATGTTGGATGTTGCTCACACGAGGCTAGATATATGGTAATTGACCCCCGTAATGGAAGCAAGCCGGAATAGGAACCAAACCTAGTCATGTACGGTCGGAGTGCTTTATTAGCGTACATGACATGCAACTGTCCAATAGGCCAAACGAAAATTCTATCGATTTGGGGAATGAGAGGGCAAGGAACAAACTTTTTGCAAGTGGCGAAGAAGTGAGACATGGTCATGGTTTGGTCCGTTTCTTTCCGGTCTCGTAACTTCTTGCAAGTGCTGAAGAGGGGTAACCGAAGTCCACGGGACCGGATTTGTTGCGTTCCGTACTAGTACCAGTTGAAGGATCGGAGTAGGATAGAATCGTGCGCAGCAGAGGCTTCAAGGCAGCTGGCCGGTTAATTGTTCAAGCGCAGAGATACCTGGACCATATATATGGGTGTGAttaaatgcatgcatgaattgGTTGTAATGAAACTGCAAATTGGCAATTATTAAGCGTGGAACAAGGAAGGATATCTGTTTTTGGGTCCTGGTATCGAGTCGCGCATGCATCCATGAGCGAAAGGAAATCTAACCAACCTCCTTTCGGGAGCCGGGGGGTGCTCCCCTGATTAGACCACCGTTCTTTCCATCGACAAGCATTCAACGGGAACCCCCCACGCGCGCCCTGAATCCTGAATTCCTGATAGAGGCTGCGGTGGAGAAGGAAACACAGTGGACGACGGGAGATCGACCGACCGCCGGCCGCATCTAACGCACCGCCAACACTTAAATCGCACCACATGCGCGCGACAGTGATTTCTCATGCCGGTGCGCCCATGCccatgcgtgcatgcatgcatctcccCGGGTCGACCACGGAACGGGACAGCATCGGAGCAACGCCAAGGATGAATTGCCGGTCGAAAAATGTTATGTGCTCCTCCATCAGTTTCTCATTCTGGATTTGCTCACATGAGATTTCTGCGTCTAACATCTTTGTCTTTACCCGTGGCAATTAACACTGTGCTGTGTGTACAAAACTGAAAGATGAACAAGAACAGACTGTGCGCGCACCTAGCGAAGCCCAAGTTGGATTGGCCAGCCGTACGTGTAGGGACAACATGTAAGTACCTTTTCCGCGACCCTACCAAAAGGAAATTCCCAAGCTAGTCCGGTCAGTCACCCTTCGTTTGTTTACTACTCCAGCACAAGATCGAGTCGACCGGGTTAGGAAGTGAGGCACTGAGGGCTGAAGCTCGAGTGGCATCCAAACCGAAATCAAACGTGAaaacccccacccccacctcgCATCCCCCCTGCTCTTTATATCCCACCTCATTCCCCCTTGCTCCCTCCTCAGCTAGCCCGCCTCTAGCTTTACTCACACTCGTCCACAGACGCCGCGACCCGCGAACGAACGCACAGTCGCCGAAGGCGCGAGATAGTACATACAAATATACAGTACAATGccggcggacgcggcggccaAGGGCGTGAAGCTGGAGCGGTacgcgagcggcggcgcgctgctgctccggcgCGTGGCGAGCGGCAAGCTCGTGTCGGCGTCGTCGCACCTGCTCTTCCGCGCCACCGTGCTCGCCACGATCGCACTCGTCTTCCTCTTCACGCTCCACTACCCGTCCCTCCTCTCCCgctccttctccctctcttcctcttcctcttcctcctcgcccacGCCGCTGCAGCACGCCTCGCACCGGAGCCTTCTCatgtcctcctccaccccggCTGCTTCAGCGGCGTCGGTGTACGGGTCCGAGAAGTGGCAGAAGGAGATAAAGAAGAGCGCGAAGCCGCGCAAGGCCGACGGCGGCATGTCGGTCCTCGTGACGGGCGCGGCCGGGTTCGTCGGCACCCACTGCGCGCTGGCGCTCAGggcgcgcggcgacggcgtgctggGGCTCGACAACTTCAACTCCTACTACGACCCGTCCCTCAAGCGCGCGCGCCAGGGCGTCCTGGCGGCCCGCGGGGTCGTCGTGCTGGACGCCGACATCAACGACGCGCCGCTCCTGGCCGCGCTCTTCGAGGCCGTGCCGTTCACGCACGTGCTCCACCTGGCGGCGCAGGCCGGGGTGCGCTACGCCATGGAGGCGCCGCAGACGTACGTGGCCTCCAACGTTGCCGGCCTCGTCACCGTCTtcgaggccgccgccaagcgGGCCGACCCGCAGCCGGCCGTCGTCTGGGCCTCATCGTCCTCCGTCTACGGGCTCAACACGGAATCGCCCTTCTCCGAGGAGCACCGCACGGACCGGCCCGCGTCCCTCTACGCGGCAACCAagaaggccggcgaggccatcGCTCACACCTACAACCACATCTACGGGCTCTCCATCACCGGGCTGCGCTTCTTCACCGTCTACGGGCCATGGGGCCGGCCCGACATGGCCTACTTCTCCTTCGCGCGCGCCATCGTGGCCGGGGAACCCATCACGCTCTACGCCGACGCGCGCCGCGACTTCACCTACATCGACGACGTCGTCAGGGGCTGCCTCGGCGCGCTCGACACCGCCGGCAAGAGCACCGGCAGCAGCTCAAGGTCCGGGAAGAAGACcgggccggcgccgctgcgCGTGTACAACCTCGGCAACACCTCGCCCGTGCCCGTGACCCGGATGGTCGCCATCTTGGAGAAGCTGCTGGGGAAGAAGGCCAACAAGCGAGTCATCGCCATGCCCAGCAACGGGGACGTGCCATTCACCCACGCCAACGTGAGCCACGCGGCGCACGACTTTGGCTACCGCCCCACCACCTCCCTCGACGCCGGCCTCCGGCACTTCGTCGACTGGTTCGTGGAGTACTACAAGCTCGACACCAAGGTCGCCAAAGCCGCCCGGGCAGGCACCGACAAAAAGCcaacgaagaagaaggccgcagCCATGTCCGCGTCGTCGTGAACTCGATAAGAGCCAGAGCACCACCAAAGTGTGTATTCGATCCCTAGCTAATTGTTGGAGGCATTAAAGTTGTCTGCAACCATGTAAGAAGTGTTGATCTCAAGCTGTTTAGTTAGTGAATAATGGGGGTATCCAGCAAGGGATAGGATCATATGCAAAACTGCAAATAACTGTTTCTAGATAAGATGGGGGGGTATAGATAAGAGCAAACAGAGGAGCCAGGactgaagaaagatgaagtcaCTGGCTCCCATTCAGTCAAAATTGTTTCTTGTTCTTTCTGGGCATAAATGTGtcacttcttttgttcttctcgGTCATTTGGTCATGTGAACCATCATTATATGCTGTGGCGAATGGATCCAAACCCGCACAGCTTTGCCCAATGACTTGCAGTGTTCTACTAGCATGCATGTTGTTTCCCTCAAGTGAATCCATATTCGTAGAAATCCAAATCCAAGCTTTCCATTTCCTGCTACGTTTTGGTTCGGCTCTTTATCCATGGACCATTTCTACTTGTGTTGTTAGCGTGCGCCTGTGTGGCTGTGTTCATCCAGCAGTTCTGGCGAAGTAATGGAGCTGGTTGGTGCGGTGGACATCGATCATCTGCATGGTCCAGCGTACTGCATCTTTATTATTGGGCAGGATTGCATAGCATATGAGCCCATTGGTGAaagccgctgctgctgttcttgCCCGCCGACTAGCTGCCAGTTCAGCCACTGTTGCGAGATTTTATGCTTGCTCGGGGACTTCACTCCAGCACCAGCTGGAGTAATATTATACATTTTGACGACGCCAATTAGTAGGATGTCGGCACGATGCCACGAGCCTACAGTTGCACGGAATTTAGCAAGAGCATTAGTGATGTAATGGCGGGTAGTGACAGAGACACTTGCAGACGTGTGTGATACTGTATTTTTGGGGGGAACTAATTTGGAATCAATGGGTCCAATTATGCAAAGATTGTAGGGTTCAGTGAAGTAAAGAGAAGCTGAACCTTGGATCCCTTGTAAACCCGATTTATTCCCGCTGCCAGTGTCCGTGTCGCCGTTGGCCCCTCTCTCCAGGACGTACGATTCTTGTCCTCTCCTGTCTTTACACCACGGCTTCTTTCTTGCATGCGTGCATGGGCCATCAGATTCCAGTGACGCGGTCGTTGTTGTACGCTGCTATGTTTGCGCTACGAAACAGAGTCGTACCCATCAATGTACGTACCCCGTGAATCGTCTGTTCCAGGCCAAATTCTGGTTTAAACTTGGCAGCATgtgttgttcttcttccagggTCTTTGATCGGTTGTTGCAGCTCAGAGCAAGAAAGCCGTCTCTATTGTGCGGTGTGGTTTTGGGGTTCCGTTCACTCATCCAGATATCGAATGCGGCAGTTTTTTCACGGGACAGGACAATCTTTTGTGACTAGCATTTTTAGTATGCGGTCGATTTTTAGCCCAAGCTAGCCGTAGACCTATTTATTTCAGGATAACACAAACGTGTCAATGGGCGGCGTTCTAGTAGTGCACCGAACCCTACTGCTGGTGTACGCATCGAATTGAAAGAGAATCGGAGATGCCCGCGAGCTCGTGAAAACGTACTTGAATGAATTGCggaggacgggcggcggtcgCTCGCCTTGGCATGCACTGAGAGCCCGAGGCGCTGGCT carries:
- the LOC100838738 gene encoding UDP-glucuronate 4-epimerase 6, producing the protein MPADAAAKGVKLERYASGGALLLRRVASGKLVSASSHLLFRATVLATIALVFLFTLHYPSLLSRSFSLSSSSSSSSPTPLQHASHRSLLMSSSTPAASAASVYGSEKWQKEIKKSAKPRKADGGMSVLVTGAAGFVGTHCALALRARGDGVLGLDNFNSYYDPSLKRARQGVLAARGVVVLDADINDAPLLAALFEAVPFTHVLHLAAQAGVRYAMEAPQTYVASNVAGLVTVFEAAAKRADPQPAVVWASSSSVYGLNTESPFSEEHRTDRPASLYAATKKAGEAIAHTYNHIYGLSITGLRFFTVYGPWGRPDMAYFSFARAIVAGEPITLYADARRDFTYIDDVVRGCLGALDTAGKSTGSSSRSGKKTGPAPLRVYNLGNTSPVPVTRMVAILEKLLGKKANKRVIAMPSNGDVPFTHANVSHAAHDFGYRPTTSLDAGLRHFVDWFVEYYKLDTKVAKAARAGTDKKPTKKKAAAMSASS